From one Streptosporangiales bacterium genomic stretch:
- a CDS encoding two-component sensor histidine kinase — MKDLLLVIAYAVPATAVVAGLGAVLLYVLRRRSLQLLQAVVAASSVLATLAGVVVVALAMLLNTHDLTVVMVVLGVAAPAGVVAAWLLGRRIASTTGALGDAAQIVGSGYQPPPDLPAELERVSRQLASTDEKLTRARQRETALEASRRNLVAWMSHDLRTPLAGIRAMAEALEDDVTDGPETAARYHTQIRQEADRLAAMVDDLFELSRIHSGSLRLSLHQVGLADLIADAVASVTPVADAKGVRVVGDAVPGIPIRVDADGMGRVLRNLLVNAIRHTPSDGTIEVTADVADGAANVAVHDACGGIPERDLPHVFDVAFRGEQARTPTKAGGGLGLAIARGIVEAHSGEIGVANAGSGCQFVVRIPLP, encoded by the coding sequence AGGCGGTGGTGGCGGCCAGCAGTGTGCTGGCCACGCTCGCGGGCGTGGTGGTCGTGGCGCTGGCCATGCTGCTCAACACGCACGACCTCACCGTCGTCATGGTGGTGCTCGGCGTCGCCGCCCCAGCGGGTGTGGTGGCCGCCTGGCTGCTCGGGCGCAGGATCGCCAGCACGACGGGAGCGCTCGGCGACGCGGCGCAGATCGTCGGATCCGGCTACCAGCCGCCGCCTGACCTGCCCGCGGAGCTGGAACGGGTGTCGCGACAGCTCGCCAGCACCGACGAGAAGCTCACCAGGGCGCGGCAACGGGAGACCGCGCTCGAGGCGAGTCGGCGCAACCTGGTCGCCTGGATGTCGCACGACCTGCGTACCCCGTTGGCCGGCATCCGCGCGATGGCCGAGGCGCTCGAAGACGACGTGACCGACGGGCCGGAGACCGCCGCGCGCTACCACACGCAGATCAGGCAGGAGGCCGATCGCCTCGCCGCGATGGTCGACGACCTGTTCGAGCTGTCGCGCATCCACTCCGGGTCGCTGCGGCTCAGCCTGCACCAGGTCGGTCTCGCCGACCTGATCGCCGACGCGGTCGCCAGCGTCACCCCCGTGGCGGACGCCAAGGGCGTGCGGGTGGTCGGCGACGCCGTGCCTGGCATCCCCATCCGGGTCGACGCGGACGGCATGGGCCGGGTGTTGCGCAACCTGTTGGTCAACGCGATCAGGCATACGCCGTCGGACGGCACCATCGAGGTGACCGCCGACGTCGCGGACGGCGCCGCCAACGTCGCCGTGCACGACGCCTGCGGCGGCATCCCGGAACGGGACCTGCCGCACGTGTTCGACGTGGCGTTCCGCGGTGAGCAGGCCCGTACGCCGACCAAGGCCGGCGGCGGCCTCGGCCTGGCGATCGCCAGGGGCATCGTGGAGGCACACTCAGGGGAGATCGGCGTAGCAAACGCCGGCTCCGGGTGTCAGTTCGTCGTGCGCATCCCGCTGCCCTAG